Proteins from a single region of Ensifer adhaerens:
- the rpmB gene encoding 50S ribosomal protein L28 — translation MSRSCELTGKGVQSGNNVSHANNKTKRRFLPNLCNVTLISDALGQRYRLRVSAAALRSVEHRGGLDAFLLKSDENELSMRARLLRRQIVKKVAEAA, via the coding sequence ATGTCCCGTAGTTGCGAATTGACCGGCAAGGGCGTCCAGTCGGGCAACAATGTAAGCCACGCCAACAACAAGACCAAGCGTCGGTTCCTTCCGAACCTTTGCAACGTCACGCTGATTTCCGACGCTCTCGGCCAGCGCTACCGTCTGCGCGTTTCCGCTGCAGCTCTCCGCTCGGTTGAACACCGTGGCGGCCTCGACGCCTTCCTGCTGAAGTCGGACGAAAACGAGCTGAGCATGCGCGCTCGCCTGCTGCGTCGCCAGATCGTCAAGAAGGTTGCTGAAGCCGCCTGA
- a CDS encoding DUF3108 domain-containing protein, whose amino-acid sequence MKLRNGFRVAALLSAVSFSTVSSAADVEHLTDYSISLAGLPVARASFHTELQKNRYTISGTLKSAGLLDILSRTSGQTQVSGVIDKDHLRASQYSMSYRSGSKGRAISVTYRNGNVVHASMTPKRTPLPKNWVPVTSRDMRNVLDPLSGLIIPAEARVCPNTLPIFDGESRLDIKLSPKGTRPFKTKGFEGEVIVCGIRFVPKAGYKKGREDVEYLRRLQTMEIWFAKAQAVNVYAPVYVRIPTKLGPVTVSATRFGG is encoded by the coding sequence ATGAAGTTGCGAAATGGCTTTCGCGTGGCGGCGCTGCTGTCCGCGGTCTCGTTTTCCACAGTATCATCGGCCGCCGATGTCGAGCATCTGACGGATTACAGCATCTCGCTGGCCGGTCTGCCGGTTGCCCGCGCCTCCTTCCACACCGAACTGCAGAAGAATCGCTACACGATATCGGGAACGCTGAAGTCGGCCGGTCTGCTCGATATCCTCAGCCGGACCTCGGGTCAGACTCAGGTTTCGGGTGTGATCGACAAGGATCACCTGCGGGCGTCGCAATATTCGATGTCCTATCGCAGCGGTTCGAAGGGGCGGGCGATCAGCGTCACCTATCGCAACGGCAATGTCGTGCATGCGAGCATGACACCCAAGCGCACGCCGTTGCCGAAGAACTGGGTGCCCGTCACCTCGCGCGACATGCGCAACGTGCTCGACCCGCTTTCCGGCCTCATCATTCCCGCCGAGGCGCGCGTCTGCCCGAACACGTTGCCGATCTTTGATGGCGAGTCGCGGCTCGACATCAAGCTCTCCCCAAAGGGCACCAGACCCTTCAAGACGAAGGGCTTCGAAGGGGAAGTAATCGTCTGCGGCATCCGTTTCGTGCCGAAGGCCGGATACAAGAAGGGCCGCGAGGACGTCGAGTATCTGCGTCGTCTGCAGACGATGGAGATCTGGTTTGCCAAGGCGCAAGCGGTCAACGTCTACGCCCCCGTCTATGTCCGCATCCCCACCAAGCTTGGGCCGGTCACGGTCTCGGCGACGCGATTTGGTGGTTGA
- a CDS encoding VUT family protein — protein sequence MLINRTFFVYVALMTLVVVASNFLVQYPLPGSIAGMQLGDLLTWGAFSYPFAFLVTDLTNRQFGPRIARRVVVVGFMVAILLSFVAATPRIAIASGSAFLFGQLLDISVFNRLRRQSWWHAPLAGSLIGSALDTAMFFSFAFAPFFVFFGANDSFALETAPLLGVLTTEAPRWISWAIGDLSVKILCGLVMLLPYGALMSIVKPMPAAEAKASV from the coding sequence ATGCTGATCAACCGCACGTTCTTCGTCTATGTCGCGCTGATGACCCTCGTGGTCGTGGCCTCGAATTTCCTCGTTCAATACCCCCTGCCGGGCTCGATTGCCGGCATGCAGCTCGGCGATCTGCTCACCTGGGGTGCCTTCAGCTATCCCTTCGCCTTCCTGGTGACCGACCTTACCAACCGCCAGTTCGGCCCGCGCATTGCGCGCCGCGTCGTGGTTGTCGGCTTTATGGTGGCGATCCTCTTGTCCTTCGTCGCCGCCACGCCGCGCATCGCGATCGCCTCTGGCTCAGCCTTCCTGTTCGGTCAGCTCCTGGATATCTCGGTGTTCAACAGGCTGCGCCGTCAAAGCTGGTGGCATGCGCCGCTTGCGGGCTCGCTGATCGGCTCGGCGCTCGACACCGCGATGTTCTTCTCCTTCGCCTTTGCGCCGTTCTTCGTGTTCTTCGGCGCAAACGACAGCTTCGCTCTGGAAACCGCGCCCCTGCTCGGCGTGCTCACGACGGAAGCTCCGCGCTGGATCTCGTGGGCAATCGGCGACTTGAGCGTCAAGATCCTCTGCGGCCTCGTCATGCTGCTGCCCTATGGCGCATTGATGAGCATCGTCAAGCCGATGCCGGCAGCAGAAGCCAAGGCATCCGTCTAA
- a CDS encoding esterase-like activity of phytase family protein, giving the protein MLGRGLLALLLLSSTGSAWAASNSETLPIRSRQIGSFAVGSNATRFGALEFVGGLEMTSPNSLFGAVSAIRFRPDGNSFIAIMDTGHWLEGAVTRDDDGRLSGLADLTATPMADRNGDVGLAKWKVDAEGLALRAGQVVVSYEQAHRIDIYPDPGFAASTPIGSLPLPFSIKELRNNGGIETIAVAPKDSPLAGATIAVAERSVDKADNLLAGILDGPQRGAFAVVRKDPYAVTDGAFLPNGDLLLLERRFSFGSGLGMQIRRIAGDAIKPGAVVDGEVILEADMRHQIDNMEGLDVVARPDGEVRVIVVSDDNHSILERNLMLEFRFTTVLTQ; this is encoded by the coding sequence ATGCTCGGTCGTGGACTTCTAGCCCTCCTGCTTCTGTCGTCGACCGGCTCGGCATGGGCCGCCTCGAATAGCGAAACGCTGCCGATCCGCAGCCGTCAGATCGGCAGTTTCGCGGTTGGATCGAACGCCACCCGGTTCGGCGCGTTGGAGTTCGTCGGCGGGCTGGAAATGACCTCACCGAATTCCCTGTTCGGCGCCGTGTCGGCGATCCGTTTTCGACCGGATGGCAACAGTTTCATCGCGATCATGGACACCGGGCATTGGCTCGAAGGTGCCGTCACCCGCGATGACGACGGCCGGCTTTCCGGTCTCGCGGATCTCACTGCCACGCCGATGGCCGACCGCAACGGCGACGTTGGCCTGGCGAAGTGGAAGGTCGATGCGGAAGGACTGGCGCTGCGGGCGGGGCAGGTGGTCGTCTCCTACGAACAGGCGCATCGGATCGACATCTACCCGGACCCTGGCTTTGCGGCATCGACGCCGATCGGGAGCCTGCCATTGCCGTTTTCGATCAAGGAACTGCGCAACAATGGCGGCATCGAGACCATCGCGGTAGCGCCAAAGGACAGTCCCCTGGCCGGCGCAACGATCGCCGTCGCAGAACGCAGCGTCGACAAGGCGGACAATTTGCTCGCGGGCATTCTCGACGGGCCGCAGCGCGGCGCGTTTGCTGTGGTGCGCAAGGATCCCTATGCGGTAACCGACGGCGCGTTCCTGCCGAACGGCGACCTGCTGCTTCTGGAGCGGCGCTTCTCGTTTGGTTCGGGGCTCGGCATGCAGATCCGGCGTATTGCCGGCGATGCGATCAAGCCCGGCGCCGTGGTCGATGGTGAGGTCATCCTTGAAGCCGATATGCGCCACCAGATCGACAATATGGAAGGGCTCGACGTCGTTGCGCGGCCGGATGGTGAAGTTCGGGTGATCGTCGTTTCGGATGACAACCACTCCATCCTCGAGCGTAATTTGATGCTCGAGTTCCGTTTCACGACCGTGCTGACGCAATAG